A single region of the Betaproteobacteria bacterium genome encodes:
- a CDS encoding tripartite tricarboxylate transporter substrate binding protein: MRLSAISPAIAPVFTPAARLIRLIAPSIFLSFFVAGTAIAQEFPSKPITIVVTYPAGGGADLMARMVAPKMSATLKQPVIVENRPGASGQIAASMVAKAAPDGYTLMLDASSYAVNPSLFAKLPYDTDKAFTPIGVTALFPNVLVSTAGYPVKSVADVIALAKKQPGAIGYASSGNGSAQHLAGALFELQAKVDMLHVPYKGGGPALIDVIGGQVPFFFANVASSLQHIKGGKLQALAVTSSKRSAILPDVPTIAEAGVPGYQVYEWNVIVAPAGTPAPVLTKLAAALRVALDAPDVRERIAGLGGEVFSGGTPESVKFLHEQTAIWSKVVKDRGIKPE; the protein is encoded by the coding sequence ATGAGACTTTCTGCTATTTCCCCAGCCATTGCCCCAGTCTTTACCCCCGCCGCTCGTTTGATACGCTTGATCGCACCGTCGATATTCCTGTCCTTCTTCGTTGCGGGCACCGCCATCGCGCAGGAATTTCCATCGAAGCCGATCACCATCGTCGTCACCTATCCCGCCGGTGGCGGCGCGGACCTGATGGCGAGAATGGTGGCGCCGAAAATGTCCGCGACGCTGAAGCAACCGGTGATAGTCGAGAACCGCCCCGGTGCCAGCGGGCAGATTGCGGCAAGTATGGTCGCGAAGGCGGCGCCGGATGGTTACACCTTGATGCTCGATGCGTCGTCGTACGCCGTCAATCCCAGTCTGTTCGCCAAGCTTCCTTACGACACGGACAAGGCATTCACGCCCATCGGCGTGACGGCGCTGTTTCCGAACGTGCTGGTTTCCACGGCCGGGTATCCGGTGAAGTCGGTGGCGGATGTCATCGCATTGGCGAAGAAGCAGCCGGGCGCGATCGGCTATGCGTCATCAGGCAACGGTTCCGCGCAGCATCTGGCCGGCGCGTTGTTCGAACTGCAGGCGAAGGTGGATATGTTGCACGTGCCGTACAAGGGTGGCGGGCCTGCGCTGATCGACGTGATCGGCGGGCAAGTGCCGTTCTTCTTTGCCAACGTTGCCTCGAGCCTGCAACATATCAAGGGCGGCAAGCTGCAGGCGCTGGCCGTTACCAGCAGCAAGCGCTCGGCCATTCTTCCCGACGTGCCGACGATCGCCGAGGCCGGCGTGCCGGGCTATCAGGTGTACGAATGGAATGTGATCGTCGCGCCTGCCGGCACGCCCGCGCCGGTGCTGACCAAACTGGCCGCCGCGTTGCGCGTCGCGCTCGACGCGCCCGATGTGCGCGAACGCATTGCGGGTCTCGGTGGCGAAGTCTTCAGTGGCGGCACGCCGGAGTCCGTCAAGTTTCTCCATGAGCAAACCGCCATCTGGAGCAAGGTCGTCAAGGATCGCGGCATCAAGCCTGAATAA
- a CDS encoding GntR family transcriptional regulator, producing MPSSAQLAAVKTDVGRARYAAIAERLRAAITAGRWAAGEPIPAETVLMQEFAVALGTMRQAIALLVNEGLLERRHGRGTFVRAGLEGASLMRFFRFGASGAAQIPKSKIHKRQVIAASAELATQLGIRAGGNVLHMVRTRWLDDAPRLLENIWVDARRFSAMVASEPAEWSDLMYPEYAARCGVVVHRATDTIEFGNLNAADARLLQLPARHPCVIVSRQAFDIAGGCVEVRVTRGDANAFHYTVNLT from the coding sequence TTGCCATCTTCCGCCCAACTTGCCGCAGTCAAAACCGATGTCGGTCGCGCACGTTACGCCGCCATCGCCGAGCGCCTGCGCGCCGCAATAACGGCCGGACGCTGGGCGGCGGGCGAGCCGATTCCCGCCGAAACGGTATTGATGCAGGAATTCGCGGTCGCGCTCGGAACCATGCGCCAGGCCATCGCGTTGCTGGTGAACGAGGGTCTGCTGGAAAGGCGGCACGGGCGCGGAACGTTTGTGCGTGCAGGGCTGGAGGGCGCGTCGCTGATGCGTTTCTTCCGTTTCGGCGCGTCCGGCGCCGCGCAGATTCCAAAATCGAAAATTCATAAGCGGCAGGTTATCGCCGCGTCCGCCGAGCTCGCCACTCAACTCGGCATCCGCGCGGGCGGCAATGTGCTGCATATGGTGCGTACCCGCTGGCTGGATGATGCACCGCGCCTCCTGGAAAATATCTGGGTGGATGCGCGTCGCTTTTCCGCCATGGTCGCCAGCGAACCCGCCGAATGGAGCGACCTCATGTATCCCGAATATGCCGCGCGCTGCGGCGTGGTGGTGCATCGCGCGACGGACACGATCGAATTCGGCAATCTCAACGCTGCGGATGCGCGACTGTTGCAATTGCCGGCGCGGCACCCGTGCGTGATTGTTTCGCGGCAGGCGTTTGATATTGCGGGCGGCTGCGTTGAAGTACGCGTCACGCGCGGCGACGCCAACGCCTTCCATTACACCGTTAACCTGACTTAG
- the ilvD gene encoding dihydroxy-acid dehydratase: MTTPTKTPEPPFRSFAITKGAERAPNRSMLRGIGYKDADFDKPFIGVANGHSTLNPCNAGIQPLADAADKAIREAGGMPQMFGTITVTDGISMGTEGMKYSLVSREVIADSIETACQSQFMDGVLAIGGCDKNMPGAMIGLCRMNIPGIFVYGGTIKPGHYKGQDLQVVSVFEAVGAFQAGKMNEEDFGCIERCAIPGVGACGGMYTANTMSSAFEAIGMSLPYSSTMAAEDQEKKDSAAESARVLLAAVKKGLKPRDIVTRKSIENAVAVIMAVGGSTNAVLHFLAIAHAADVEWTIDDFERMRKKCPVLCNLKPSGKYVAVDLHKAGGIPQVMKILLNAGLMHGDCMTITGQTIAEVLKDVPDQPSADQDVIMPIEKALYKQGHLAILKGNLAPEGCVAKITGLKNPVITGPARVFDSEPELMDAIMHDKITHGDVVVLRYEGPKGGPGMREMLAPTSALIGKGMGETVGLITDGRFSGGTWGMVVGHVAPEAYVGGTIGLVKEGDSVTIDATKLLIQLNVDEAEIAKRRAAWKAPAPRYTRGVLGKYFKLVGTASKGAVTD, encoded by the coding sequence ATGACCACGCCCACCAAAACGCCCGAACCACCTTTCCGCTCATTCGCCATCACCAAAGGCGCCGAACGCGCGCCCAATCGCTCGATGCTGCGCGGCATCGGCTACAAAGATGCCGATTTCGACAAGCCCTTCATCGGCGTGGCCAACGGCCACTCGACGCTGAACCCGTGCAACGCCGGCATCCAGCCGCTGGCCGATGCCGCGGACAAAGCCATCCGCGAAGCCGGCGGCATGCCGCAAATGTTCGGCACCATCACCGTCACCGACGGCATCTCGATGGGCACGGAGGGCATGAAGTACTCCTTGGTATCGCGCGAAGTGATTGCCGACAGCATCGAGACCGCCTGCCAATCGCAATTCATGGACGGCGTGCTCGCCATCGGCGGCTGCGACAAGAACATGCCGGGCGCGATGATCGGCCTCTGCCGCATGAACATCCCCGGCATCTTCGTTTACGGCGGCACCATCAAGCCCGGCCATTACAAGGGGCAAGATTTGCAGGTGGTCTCGGTATTCGAAGCCGTCGGCGCGTTCCAGGCCGGCAAGATGAACGAGGAAGATTTCGGCTGCATCGAGCGTTGCGCGATCCCCGGCGTGGGCGCCTGCGGTGGCATGTACACCGCCAACACCATGTCGAGCGCATTCGAAGCGATCGGCATGTCGCTGCCGTACTCCAGCACCATGGCCGCGGAAGACCAGGAGAAGAAGGATTCCGCCGCCGAATCGGCGCGCGTGCTGCTGGCAGCCGTGAAAAAAGGACTGAAACCGCGCGACATCGTCACCCGCAAATCGATCGAAAACGCGGTCGCCGTCATCATGGCCGTGGGCGGCTCAACCAACGCGGTGCTGCATTTCCTCGCCATCGCCCACGCCGCCGATGTCGAATGGACCATCGACGATTTCGAGCGCATGCGCAAGAAGTGCCCGGTGCTCTGCAACCTGAAGCCCTCGGGCAAATACGTCGCGGTCGATCTCCATAAAGCCGGCGGCATCCCGCAGGTGATGAAGATTCTGCTCAATGCCGGCCTGATGCACGGCGACTGCATGACAATCACCGGCCAGACGATTGCGGAAGTATTGAAGGACGTGCCCGACCAGCCGAGCGCGGATCAAGACGTGATCATGCCGATCGAGAAGGCGCTCTACAAACAGGGCCACCTCGCCATCCTGAAAGGCAACCTCGCCCCCGAAGGCTGCGTGGCCAAGATCACCGGCCTCAAAAACCCCGTCATCACCGGCCCCGCGCGCGTGTTCGATTCCGAACCCGAACTGATGGACGCCATCATGCACGACAAGATCACCCACGGCGATGTGGTGGTGCTGCGCTACGAAGGCCCCAAGGGCGGCCCCGGCATGCGCGAGATGCTGGCGCCCACCAGCGCGCTCATCGGCAAGGGCATGGGCGAAACCGTGGGCCTCATCACCGACGGGCGCTTCTCCGGAGGCACCTGGGGCATGGTGGTCGGCCACGTGGCACCGGAAGCCTACGTGGGCGGCACCATCGGCCTCGTGAAGGAAGGCGACTCGGTCACCATCGACGCGACCAAGCTGCTGATCCAGCTGAATGTGGATGAGGCGGAGATTGCGAAGCGGCGGGCGGCATGGAAGGCGCCGGCGCCGAGATACACCAGAGGGGTGTTGGGGAAATACTTTAAGTTGGTGGGGACGGCTAGTAAGGGGGCGGTGACGGATTGA